A genomic stretch from Pseudomonas alkylphenolica includes:
- a CDS encoding TonB-dependent hemoglobin/transferrin/lactoferrin family receptor has translation MSIRPPFPQRSWLALLLLSPSLALAAEPVTQFDTVSVTATRTEQTLLQVPSTVSVHNEREIDQHNDKNLKDLVRYEPGVSVSGTGSRFGLSGANIRGIDGNRVLTQVDGVRVPQSNFFSPFQDVRSNYVDLDTIKQVEIIRGPASSLYGSDAIGGAVSFLTKDAADYLEEGDDTYARFKTGYDGSDDSWQRSATFAGRSGTVDGLLHLGRRDGQSTDTWGGNGGVGSSREEANPLDYTTENLLAKLGWDYADGDRLQFTYERYQDDANSNLLSDITSRATLTSPAILGSQSKDSIDRDRYSLEHTLSLDSLLADQLKWQLNYQESSNKQKTLQQRQTVSRVNRVRTRDSQYDERLWSLNTQADKQFTVGDSRHHMIYGAELKRIEASNLRTGKEVRLDTGATVPATENFPVSDFPDPTSESLGLFVQDNIEIGRWTLLPGLRYDYYRQTPHVTDEFLNGLPAETDPSRITDDHISPKFAVTYQLTEHESVYGQYAAGFRAPSPVNMYGEFSNPQFGYQQIGNPDLKPETSDSYEFGLRGRYDLGSFGIALFYNKYKDFIATDTVPDPNGTGLLTFQPRNLGKVTIRGAEAKGDIKLDAFMPAGTRALGSIAYARGKDEETGQALNSVDPLKAVIGLGYDAPSGIYGGQLTWTLVQAKDRVDHTGDADLLIDRQFEAPGYGVLDLNAWWQVTEQVSINGGLFNVTDKKYWNWGDVQGRDEDAAGLGRLTQPGRYAAVNVIWEI, from the coding sequence ATGTCGATCCGCCCGCCATTTCCCCAGCGTTCCTGGCTTGCCTTGCTGCTGCTCTCGCCATCGCTGGCCCTGGCTGCCGAGCCCGTTACCCAGTTCGATACCGTCAGCGTGACCGCGACGCGTACCGAGCAAACCCTGCTGCAGGTGCCCAGCACGGTGTCGGTGCACAACGAACGTGAAATCGATCAGCACAACGACAAGAACCTCAAGGATCTGGTGCGCTACGAGCCGGGTGTTTCGGTCAGTGGTACCGGCAGTCGCTTCGGTCTGTCGGGTGCCAACATCCGCGGCATCGACGGCAACCGCGTGCTGACCCAGGTGGATGGCGTGCGGGTCCCGCAAAGCAACTTCTTCAGCCCGTTCCAGGATGTGCGCAGCAACTACGTCGACCTCGACACCATCAAACAGGTGGAAATCATCCGCGGCCCGGCGTCTTCGCTGTACGGCAGCGATGCGATCGGTGGTGCGGTCAGCTTCCTGACCAAGGATGCCGCCGACTACCTCGAAGAGGGCGACGACACTTACGCACGATTCAAGACTGGCTACGACGGCAGCGATGACAGCTGGCAGCGCAGCGCCACCTTCGCCGGGCGCAGCGGCACTGTAGACGGTTTGTTGCACCTGGGCCGTCGTGACGGTCAGTCCACCGACACCTGGGGTGGCAACGGCGGCGTCGGCAGCTCGCGAGAAGAGGCCAACCCGCTCGACTACACCACCGAGAACCTGCTGGCGAAGCTGGGTTGGGACTATGCCGACGGCGACCGCCTGCAGTTCACCTACGAGCGCTATCAGGACGACGCCAACAGCAACCTGCTGAGCGACATCACTTCACGGGCCACCCTCACCAGCCCGGCCATCCTCGGTTCGCAATCGAAGGACAGCATTGACCGTGACCGCTACAGCCTCGAGCACACCCTGAGCCTCGACAGCCTGCTGGCCGACCAGCTGAAATGGCAGCTCAACTACCAGGAAAGCAGCAACAAGCAGAAAACCCTGCAACAGCGCCAGACCGTCTCGCGGGTCAACCGCGTGCGTACGCGTGACTCGCAGTACGACGAGCGTCTGTGGAGCCTGAACACCCAGGCGGACAAGCAGTTTACCGTCGGCGACAGCCGTCATCACATGATCTACGGTGCCGAGCTCAAACGCATCGAGGCCAGTAACCTGCGTACCGGCAAAGAGGTTCGCCTCGACACCGGCGCCACCGTACCGGCCACTGAAAACTTCCCGGTCAGCGACTTCCCGGATCCGACCAGCGAGTCCTTGGGTCTGTTCGTTCAGGACAACATCGAGATCGGCCGCTGGACCCTGCTGCCAGGCCTGCGTTACGACTACTACCGTCAGACTCCGCACGTCACCGACGAATTCCTCAACGGGCTGCCGGCGGAAACCGATCCGTCACGCATCACCGATGACCACATCTCGCCAAAATTCGCCGTCACCTATCAGCTGACCGAGCATGAAAGCGTGTACGGGCAATACGCCGCCGGCTTCCGCGCGCCGAGCCCGGTGAACATGTACGGTGAGTTCAGCAACCCGCAGTTCGGTTACCAGCAGATCGGCAACCCGGACCTGAAGCCGGAAACCAGCGACAGCTATGAATTCGGCTTGCGCGGTCGTTATGACCTGGGCAGCTTCGGTATTGCGCTGTTCTACAACAAGTACAAGGACTTCATTGCCACCGATACAGTGCCGGACCCTAACGGCACCGGCCTGCTGACCTTCCAGCCCCGTAACCTGGGCAAGGTCACCATCCGTGGCGCCGAAGCCAAAGGTGACATCAAGCTCGACGCCTTCATGCCTGCCGGTACCCGTGCGCTGGGTTCGATTGCCTATGCCCGTGGCAAGGATGAAGAAACCGGTCAGGCACTCAATAGCGTCGATCCGCTCAAGGCGGTCATTGGCCTGGGTTACGATGCCCCGAGTGGTATTTATGGTGGGCAGCTGACCTGGACCCTGGTGCAAGCCAAGGACCGCGTCGACCATACCGGCGATGCCGATTTGCTGATCGACCGTCAGTTCGAGGCCCCGGGCTATGGCGTTCTCGACCTCAACGCCTGGTGGCAGGTCACCGAGCAAGTGTCGATCAACGGCGGCCTGTTCAACGTCACCGACAAGAAGTACTGGAACTGGGGTGACGTTCAGGGGCGTGATGAAGATGCCGCTGGCCTGGGCCGTTTGACCCAGCCAGGGCGTTATGCAGCGGTCAACGTGATCTGGGAAATCTGA
- a CDS encoding energy transducer TonB, whose amino-acid sequence MKHPWGYLVLSVALHVSAGWLLHSLRATPEPLAWQAPMAIQLVSLAQAVEPAPAQSARPHAPPPQAAAPAPAPLKAPVLPKPVPPAAKPLPVKTQPAIVKSAPAPRPEPRASRTAVASAASRQITSNPVSAPANSPSTPAPAAPPVLSVVSLRPSFVSPPPPPRYPSQARRRNQQGIVRVEVCLDEHGKQLKLTLVRSSGVTSLDQAALEAVTQWRFRPEIVDGRAVPSRVEIPIEFALTANR is encoded by the coding sequence ATGAAACACCCTTGGGGCTACCTGGTGCTGTCGGTTGCGCTGCATGTCAGCGCGGGCTGGCTATTGCACTCGCTACGGGCAACGCCCGAGCCCCTGGCGTGGCAAGCGCCGATGGCCATTCAACTGGTCAGCCTGGCGCAAGCCGTCGAGCCTGCACCTGCACAGTCTGCTCGCCCGCACGCACCACCACCTCAAGCCGCAGCGCCAGCGCCGGCACCGCTGAAAGCGCCAGTGCTGCCGAAGCCGGTGCCCCCAGCCGCCAAGCCGCTGCCGGTAAAAACCCAGCCTGCAATCGTCAAGTCAGCGCCCGCGCCACGCCCCGAGCCACGCGCCAGCCGGACCGCCGTTGCTTCGGCAGCATCGCGCCAAATCACCAGCAATCCGGTATCGGCACCGGCAAACAGCCCCAGCACGCCCGCCCCTGCTGCGCCGCCCGTCTTGTCAGTGGTCAGCCTGCGCCCCAGTTTTGTCAGCCCTCCGCCGCCACCTCGCTACCCGTCGCAGGCCCGTCGCCGCAACCAGCAAGGGATCGTCCGCGTCGAGGTGTGCCTGGACGAGCACGGCAAGCAACTCAAACTCACGCTGGTGCGCTCGTCGGGGGTGACAAGCCTTGATCAGGCCGCCCTCGAAGCCGTGACCCAGTGGCGCTTTCGTCCCGAAATAGTCGATGGCCGGGCCGTGCCCAGCCGTGTGGAAATACCAATAGAATTCGCCCTTACGGCGAACCGATGA
- a CDS encoding hemin-degrading factor, producing MTAPTLALAAGPELYQQWQQLRTEQSGLRARDAAAKLGVSEAELTASRLGVDTVRLRPEWKTLLPALGELGYIMALTRNEHCVHERKGVYHEVTIMGSGQMGMVLSPDIDLRLFLSGWASVFAVDENTARGPQRSIQIFDRQGTAVHKVFLTATSEQAAWAPLVERFRAEEQSVELDLQPLPAAKAPRADSEVDADKLRTEWSALQDTHDFFALLKRNDVARTQALRLAGHQWAEPLATVELTNLIEEAGKREVPIMVFVGNQHCIQIHSGPVSNLRWMDTWFNVLDPAFNLHLKTTGITELWRVRKPSVDGIVTSYEGFDANGELVIQLFGVRKPGVPERDDWRTLAESATPMTV from the coding sequence ATGACCGCCCCAACGCTCGCCCTGGCTGCCGGACCTGAGCTTTACCAGCAGTGGCAACAACTGCGCACCGAGCAATCGGGCCTGCGCGCCCGCGATGCTGCCGCCAAGCTCGGTGTCAGCGAAGCCGAACTGACCGCCAGCCGCCTGGGCGTCGATACTGTGCGTCTGCGCCCGGAATGGAAAACGCTGCTGCCTGCACTGGGCGAGCTGGGTTACATCATGGCGCTGACCCGCAACGAACACTGCGTGCATGAACGCAAAGGCGTGTATCACGAGGTGACCATCATGGGCAGCGGCCAGATGGGCATGGTGCTGTCACCGGACATCGACCTGCGCCTGTTCCTCAGCGGCTGGGCCAGTGTGTTTGCCGTCGACGAAAACACTGCACGCGGACCGCAGCGCAGCATCCAGATTTTCGACCGCCAAGGCACCGCCGTGCACAAGGTGTTCCTCACCGCCACCAGCGAACAAGCCGCCTGGGCGCCTTTGGTTGAACGTTTCCGTGCCGAAGAACAAAGCGTCGAACTGGACCTGCAACCGCTGCCAGCCGCCAAAGCCCCGCGTGCGGACAGCGAAGTCGATGCCGACAAGCTGCGCACTGAGTGGTCCGCCCTGCAGGACACTCACGACTTCTTCGCCCTGCTCAAGCGCAATGATGTAGCGCGCACCCAGGCTTTGCGCCTGGCAGGTCATCAATGGGCTGAACCGCTGGCCACCGTCGAGCTGACCAACCTGATTGAAGAAGCCGGCAAGCGTGAAGTACCGATCATGGTGTTCGTCGGTAACCAGCACTGCATCCAGATTCACTCGGGCCCGGTCAGCAACCTGCGCTGGATGGACACCTGGTTCAACGTCCTCGATCCTGCGTTCAACCTGCACCTGAAAACCACCGGCATCACCGAACTGTGGCGTGTACGCAAGCCAAGTGTCGACGGCATCGTCACCAGCTACGAGGGCTTCGACGCCAACGGCGAACTGGTCATCCAGCTGTTTGGTGTGCGCAAACCAGGTGTGCCGGAGCGAGACGACTGGCGTACTCTGGCAGAATCCGCGACTCCGATGACCGTCTAA
- a CDS encoding heme/hemin ABC transporter substrate-binding protein codes for MRKKILLACAAVLFSQLASASDALPQRWVSAGGAFSEWVVALGGESKLVGVDSTSQYPRSLHNLPAIGYQRALAAEGILALRPDILVGSNEMGPPPVLEQLKASGVRIELLSAKADVPALQQNLTTLGQLLGQQTQAQALLSNYQQRLQQQAAVVKQARQQHPAPRVLLLLSHSGGNLQVAGKDTLAAWMIEQAGGQSLGEHTGYKPVSSEAMLALDPQVILLAGSRLQGDAARTALLEQNPVLAQTQAGRDGRVLVIDPTLLVGGLGPRVPDTLATLTAAFYPHAKTLSAEAGQ; via the coding sequence ATGCGTAAGAAAATCCTCCTGGCCTGCGCTGCTGTGCTGTTCAGCCAGCTGGCCAGTGCCAGCGATGCCCTGCCCCAGCGCTGGGTGAGCGCTGGCGGTGCGTTCAGCGAATGGGTCGTAGCCCTGGGCGGCGAAAGCAAGCTGGTCGGTGTCGACAGCACCAGCCAGTACCCGCGCTCGTTGCACAACCTGCCCGCCATCGGTTACCAGCGCGCGCTGGCGGCCGAGGGCATTCTGGCCCTGCGTCCGGACATTCTGGTCGGCAGTAATGAAATGGGGCCGCCGCCTGTTCTGGAACAACTCAAGGCGTCGGGTGTACGCATCGAGCTGCTGTCGGCCAAGGCCGATGTGCCCGCCTTGCAACAAAACCTGACAACGCTGGGCCAATTGCTGGGCCAGCAGACCCAGGCACAGGCCCTGCTGAGCAACTACCAGCAGCGTCTGCAACAGCAGGCCGCCGTGGTCAAACAGGCCCGTCAACAGCACCCGGCGCCACGGGTATTGCTATTGCTCAGTCATTCCGGGGGCAACCTGCAGGTGGCTGGCAAGGACACCCTGGCGGCCTGGATGATCGAGCAAGCCGGTGGCCAAAGCCTGGGCGAACACACTGGCTACAAGCCAGTGTCCAGCGAAGCCATGCTGGCCCTCGATCCGCAAGTCATTCTCCTGGCCGGTAGTCGTCTGCAAGGCGACGCAGCACGTACCGCGCTGCTTGAGCAGAACCCGGTACTGGCGCAAACCCAGGCCGGTCGTGACGGTCGTGTGCTGGTGATCGACCCGACCCTGCTGGTGGGTGGCCTTGGTCCGCGGGTGCCGGATACCCTGGCGACGCTGACCGCAGCCTTCTATCCGCACGCCAAGACGCTGAGCGCCGAGGCTGGCCAATGA
- a CDS encoding FecCD family ABC transporter permease: MLVVWLSLALGPVSLPLGETLKAGLRLIGLPLEGDATQQADLILGQIRMPRTLLGIAVGAVLALSGVAMQGLFRNPLADPGLVGVSGGAALGAAIAIVGGSLVGGLPAAIEPYVLSVCAFAGGLIVTAIVYRFGRSNGQTNVATMLLAGVAMTAMAGAGVGLFTYLADDATLRTLTFWNLGSLNGASYQRLWPLLIVAVAVALWLPRRAAALNALLLGESEARHLGFDVERIKLELVLCTALGVGAAVAAAGLIGFIGLVVPHLMRLLVGPDHRVLLPASLLAGAGLLLLADLIARLLLAPAELPIGIVTALIGAPFFLFLLVRGRT, from the coding sequence GTGTTGGTGGTCTGGCTGTCGCTGGCCCTCGGGCCGGTCAGCCTGCCCTTGGGCGAAACACTGAAGGCCGGGTTACGTCTGATCGGTCTGCCGCTGGAAGGCGACGCCACACAACAGGCAGACCTGATCCTCGGTCAGATCCGCATGCCGCGCACGCTGCTTGGCATTGCTGTCGGCGCGGTGCTGGCGTTGTCCGGGGTAGCCATGCAGGGGTTGTTCCGCAACCCCTTGGCCGACCCGGGCCTGGTCGGCGTATCGGGCGGCGCAGCGCTGGGGGCGGCCATCGCCATCGTCGGCGGTAGTCTGGTCGGCGGACTGCCGGCGGCCATCGAGCCTTATGTGCTGTCGGTGTGCGCCTTCGCTGGCGGCCTGATCGTCACGGCCATCGTTTACCGCTTCGGGCGCAGCAATGGCCAGACCAACGTCGCCACCATGTTGCTGGCCGGTGTGGCGATGACCGCCATGGCCGGTGCCGGGGTGGGTCTGTTCACCTACCTGGCCGATGACGCCACCCTGCGCACCCTGACCTTCTGGAACCTGGGCAGCCTCAACGGCGCCAGTTACCAACGCTTATGGCCGTTATTGATCGTGGCCGTAGCGGTTGCCTTGTGGTTGCCGCGCCGCGCCGCTGCACTCAACGCGCTGCTGCTGGGTGAATCGGAGGCACGTCACCTGGGCTTCGACGTCGAACGGATCAAACTGGAGCTGGTGTTGTGCACCGCCCTGGGCGTCGGTGCCGCGGTTGCGGCAGCGGGGTTGATCGGCTTCATCGGCCTGGTGGTACCGCATCTGATGCGCTTGCTGGTCGGCCCGGACCATCGGGTGCTGCTGCCCGCGTCGTTGCTGGCTGGCGCGGGTCTGTTGCTGTTGGCCGATCTGATTGCACGCCTGCTGTTGGCACCTGCCGAGTTGCCGATCGGCATCGTCACGGCACTGATTGGCGCGCCGTTCTTCCTCTTTTTGCTGGTACGGGGGCGCACCTGA
- a CDS encoding heme ABC transporter ATP-binding protein yields the protein MLEADNLLVRRGHRTVLANIDIQLPPGQVLGVLGPNGAGKSTLLAALCGELPLTEGNVSLDQRKLADWPGQERAKRLAVLPQSSSLNFAFPVNEVVGMGRLPHASGRVRDAEIVTEALAAADALHLAQRSYLALSGGERQRVHLARVLAQLWPGAEGQTLLLDEPTSMLDPLHQHTILQAVRDFAERGAAVMVILHDLNLAARYCDQLLLLQDGLPHAYGPPSEVLTADALAAVYGLQVLIHQHPERGHPLIIAR from the coding sequence ATGCTTGAAGCAGACAACCTGCTGGTACGCCGCGGCCATCGCACGGTACTGGCCAATATCGACATTCAGTTGCCCCCTGGGCAAGTGCTCGGCGTTCTCGGCCCTAACGGCGCAGGCAAGAGCACCCTGCTGGCAGCGCTGTGCGGTGAGTTACCGCTCACCGAAGGCAATGTCAGCCTTGATCAACGCAAGCTTGCCGACTGGCCCGGCCAGGAGCGTGCCAAGCGCCTGGCGGTGCTGCCGCAGAGCTCAAGCCTGAACTTCGCCTTTCCGGTCAATGAGGTGGTCGGCATGGGGCGCCTGCCCCACGCCAGCGGTCGCGTGCGCGATGCCGAAATCGTCACCGAAGCGCTGGCGGCGGCTGACGCCTTGCACCTGGCGCAACGCAGCTACCTGGCGCTGTCCGGTGGTGAGCGGCAACGCGTGCACCTGGCCCGGGTACTGGCCCAGCTCTGGCCCGGCGCCGAGGGCCAGACGCTGCTGCTCGACGAACCGACATCGATGCTCGACCCGTTGCATCAACACACCATTTTGCAAGCGGTGCGTGACTTCGCCGAACGTGGCGCGGCGGTGATGGTGATCCTCCACGACCTCAATCTGGCGGCGCGCTACTGCGATCAACTGCTGTTGCTGCAAGACGGCCTGCCTCACGCCTATGGCCCACCGTCAGAGGTGCTGACCGCCGATGCACTGGCGGCGGTGTATGGACTGCAAGTGCTCATTCACCAACACCCGGAACGCGGCCACCCGTTGATCATCGCGCGCTGA